In Callospermophilus lateralis isolate mCalLat2 chromosome 4, mCalLat2.hap1, whole genome shotgun sequence, one genomic interval encodes:
- the Sycp3 gene encoding synaptonemal complex protein 3 isoform X2 → MVPSVRKHSGKSGKQSVEDQLVRAFDFEKEDKDLSGSEEDVAEGKTPAIDKHGKKRPSAGIVEDMGGEVQNMLEKFGADINKALLAKRKRLEMYTKASFKTSNQKIEHVWKTQQEQRQKLNQEYSQQFMTLFQQWDIDLQKAEEQEEKLANMFRQQQKVFQQSRIVQNQRLKTIRQLYEQFVKVNVVHFVTIQS, encoded by the exons ATGGTACCTTCTGTAAGAAAGCattctgggaaatctgggaaacaATCAGTGGAGGATCAGCTTGTAAGAGCCTTTGACTTTGAGAAAGAAGATAAAGATCTGAGTGGTTCAGAGGAGGATGTTGCTGAAG GAAAGACCCCAGCAATTGATAAGCATGGGAAGAAAAGGCCTTCTGCAGGAATAGTTGAAGATATGGG GGGTGAAGTACAGAACATGCTGGAAAAATTTGGAG CTGACATTAACAAAGCTCTTCTTGCCaagagaaaaagattagaaatgtaTACCAAGGCTTCTTTCAAAACCAGTAACCAGAAAATTGAACATGTTTGGAAAACACAGCAGGAGCAAAG ACAGAAGCTTAACCAAGAATATTCTCAGCAATTTATGACTTTGTTTCAGCAGTGGGATATAGATTTGCAGAAAGCTGAGGAACAAGAAGAAAAACTAGCT AATATGTTTCGACAACAACAAAAGGTTTTTCAACAATCTAGAATTGTTCAGAATCAGAGACTGAAAACAATTAGACAACTATATGAGCAGTTCGTAAAGGTAAATGTTGTACATTTTGTAACAATACAGTCTTAA
- the Sycp3 gene encoding synaptonemal complex protein 3 isoform X3: MVPSVRKHSGKSGKQSVEDQLVRAFDFEKEDKDLSGSEEDVAEGKTPAIDKHGKKRPSAGIVEDMGGEVQNMLEKFGADINKALLAKRKRLEMYTKASFKTSNQKIEHVWKTQQEQRQKLNQEYSQQFMTLFQQWDIDLQKAEEQEEKLANMFRQQQKVFQQSRIVQNQRLKTIRQLYEQFVKSLEDLEKNHDNLLTGTQSELKKEMAMLQKKIMMETQQQEMASVRKSLQSMLF; encoded by the exons ATGGTACCTTCTGTAAGAAAGCattctgggaaatctgggaaacaATCAGTGGAGGATCAGCTTGTAAGAGCCTTTGACTTTGAGAAAGAAGATAAAGATCTGAGTGGTTCAGAGGAGGATGTTGCTGAAG GAAAGACCCCAGCAATTGATAAGCATGGGAAGAAAAGGCCTTCTGCAGGAATAGTTGAAGATATGGG GGGTGAAGTACAGAACATGCTGGAAAAATTTGGAG CTGACATTAACAAAGCTCTTCTTGCCaagagaaaaagattagaaatgtaTACCAAGGCTTCTTTCAAAACCAGTAACCAGAAAATTGAACATGTTTGGAAAACACAGCAGGAGCAAAG ACAGAAGCTTAACCAAGAATATTCTCAGCAATTTATGACTTTGTTTCAGCAGTGGGATATAGATTTGCAGAAAGCTGAGGAACAAGAAGAAAAACTAGCT AATATGTTTCGACAACAACAAAAGGTTTTTCAACAATCTAGAATTGTTCAGAATCAGAGACTGAAAACAATTAGACAACTATATGAGCAGTTCGTAAAG AGCTTGGAGGACTTGGAGAAGAATCATGATAATCTACTTACTGGTACACAAAGTGAACTTAAAAAAGAAATGGCTAtgttgcaaaaaaaaattatgatggaAACT CAGCAGCAAGAGATGGCAAGTGTTCGAAAGTCTCTTCAGTCCATGTTATTCTGA
- the Sycp3 gene encoding synaptonemal complex protein 3 isoform X1, with protein MVPSVRKHSGKSGKQSVEDQLVRAFDFEKEDKDLSGSEEDVAEGKTPAIDKHGKKRPSAGIVEDMGGEVQNMLEKFGADINKALLAKRKRLEMYTKASFKTSNQKIEHVWKTQQEQRQKLNQEYSQQFMTLFQQWDIDLQKAEEQEEKLANMFRQQQKVFQQSRIVQNQRLKTIRQLYEQFVKSLEDLEKNHDNLLTGTQSELKKEMAMLQKKIMMETVSQYISN; from the exons ATGGTACCTTCTGTAAGAAAGCattctgggaaatctgggaaacaATCAGTGGAGGATCAGCTTGTAAGAGCCTTTGACTTTGAGAAAGAAGATAAAGATCTGAGTGGTTCAGAGGAGGATGTTGCTGAAG GAAAGACCCCAGCAATTGATAAGCATGGGAAGAAAAGGCCTTCTGCAGGAATAGTTGAAGATATGGG GGGTGAAGTACAGAACATGCTGGAAAAATTTGGAG CTGACATTAACAAAGCTCTTCTTGCCaagagaaaaagattagaaatgtaTACCAAGGCTTCTTTCAAAACCAGTAACCAGAAAATTGAACATGTTTGGAAAACACAGCAGGAGCAAAG ACAGAAGCTTAACCAAGAATATTCTCAGCAATTTATGACTTTGTTTCAGCAGTGGGATATAGATTTGCAGAAAGCTGAGGAACAAGAAGAAAAACTAGCT AATATGTTTCGACAACAACAAAAGGTTTTTCAACAATCTAGAATTGTTCAGAATCAGAGACTGAAAACAATTAGACAACTATATGAGCAGTTCGTAAAG AGCTTGGAGGACTTGGAGAAGAATCATGATAATCTACTTACTGGTACACAAAGTGAACTTAAAAAAGAAATGGCTAtgttgcaaaaaaaaattatgatggaAACTGTAAGTCAATATAtttcaaattga